One Triticum dicoccoides isolate Atlit2015 ecotype Zavitan chromosome 3B, WEW_v2.0, whole genome shotgun sequence genomic window, GTGAGTGTGTGGAAAAAAGTTTGGGAACTAGGCTGCCCGGCAAAAGTCGGAATTTTCACTTGGAAAGCGTTGCATAGTACCCTAGCATGTGGTGTCAATTTGGCCCAGAGACATATCAAGGTGTCGCCGCAATGCCCCTGTTGCAAGGAAGGGCCTGATACTACGGCTCATGTGTTGTTTCAATGCCCTGCCGCAAGGAACGTCTGGGAAGAGCTTGCTTTGGAGAAACTAATTCAAAAGGCTTGTCTCATTGATAGGGTGGGAGAAAGTATATTTGGATTCCTATTGGAGATGCCGCAACATGAAATGATGGGCCAGAAACAGGAAAAGATGCATGAAATGATAGCAATAACCTGCTGGTACCTATGGTGGGAAAGGAGAAAGCTACGCCATGGAGAAAAGGTTCAAACTGCTAACCAGATTGCTACTTCTGTTAGAGTCCTTACATCTAACTACACTGCTGCGGCCGCCCCTAAAGCTAAGAGGAAAACAGGAGGATGGGAAATCCCGCCTAGAGGACATGTGAAATTGATTGTCGATGCATCCTTTGATGATGATCTGCTTGTAGGGACGGCAGGTGCAATCATCAGAGATGACAGAGGTAATTTTATCAGCGCGGGTAATTGGAAACTTGATTTCTGTTATGATGTTCTTTCAGCCGAAGCAACTGCATTGCGAtatggtttatctttagcacagacTGTAGGCTGTAATAAGGTCATCATTAACTCTGATAATTTGGAAGTGGTAAATACAATGAATGAGGGAGGAAGATCGGCAGGACCAGCAGCAACAATCTTCGACGACTGTTATCACATGGCATGTGATTTTCTTTATACTTCCTTTGTGCATTGCCCCAGAGAGGCAAATATGGTTGCCCATGAACTGGCAAATTTGGCAAAGGGGCATTTATGTAGTAGTTTCTTTGATAAGGCTCCTAGTGAACTTATCCCGCTTTTACTTAGCGATGTAACTCTTGTAACACCGTAATGAAGTGGGATgatttgtttcaaaaaaaaatgaaGACGGGTTGTAACTACCGTTCACATTTTAGGAgttaaaacattttaaaaattcaATCTTCAGAAGAGTCAAGATAATATCGGTTGATACATCCTATTTTGTATGCATGCAAATTACAATGTTATTGAGTCGTGCCGAAGCATAATAGAGAGTAAGTTCGCATACTGTTTTTAATTAAAAACAACTTATTTTTGCGGGAAAAAGTAATACTAATATTGTGAGTGGATTTTTTAAAAAGAAATACCCATAACTTTATTCAAACATGAGATCATTACAAAGTGCAATGCTTTGGATAAAAAATTCAATAAACTACGATACAACTTCTAAAAGTAAGAATTACAATAAAATCTATTAGATACACCTTCCTCGTGATAATAAATTTTTGAAGACAAAATTATTAACAAAGACACTTTAGACGTGAAAGTACCCTTGTGAGCTTGAGTCCAAATGAGCTTGTATGAACAATAAAATCGTTTTTTTTAAATATATCAAAACATTCTGAATTTTTTCTGTGGTAAAATTTGACAATTCTAAGTGTTTGGACATTTACATCATGAGATCACATTCGAGGAAGGCGTGAAAAAAAAATCAGTGCTCCAAATGTTTTCGAAAGTAGCATTTTTGGAGCATCTTTTTTTTTTCACGCCTTCCACAAATGTGATCTCATGATAAAAAAATTCAAGCACTTAGAAAATTTGTCAAAGTTTACCATAAAAAAATTCCAGATTTTTTATTCTACTGTTCTTCCAAGCTTACTTGAGTTCGAGCGATACTCCACGTCCCTTTAGACACTGCAATTAGACCAGAATAGCGAAACGGCTACTTCGGTTATCAAACttcaaaaaaagagagagggagagccaTAACTAGGCTTTTTTTTGTTAGAGATAAGTATGGGCTAAGCAGCTTTTTATTTTAGCAAATGGGTTAAGCAGCTGTGATGCCCATAACTCACTTGGGCCAAACTGAGAAGGCGGGGGTGCCAGGCGCTTGGTTGTAAACGGGCCGATCAGTAAGGCGAAGCTGCGGCGTTCCATTCCAACACGCCGCCGCGTACAGCCCAGCTAAGCAGTGTAGGGTTTAGCCCCCGTCTCCCCTCCCCCCCTGCCGTGCCCCATCGCACACACCCCGCCGCaatggccgccgtcgccgccgcaagaTCCTTCCTCCGATCCGGATCTGCTGCCTCCTCTCTCCGCGGGGCTGCCGCCAGAGCCGCCCCCCGCGCTGGCTCAGCTCCGCTCCCGAGGCGACTCCCGGCCTCTGCTCCCCGCGTGCTCCTAAGGTACGAGCGCTCTTGGTTAGTGGTTCTCTAGGAGCATTCGTTTTGCCACTTGATCTGGATGAAAATTTTGGTTTCCATGTTTCGCCATCTGTAGGTCACCGGTGGAGATGACCAGCTTCTGCGTGGAGTCGCTGATGCCCATGCACAGTGCCACGGCGTCGGCGCTCATGACGTCGCTCCTTGCCACCCCGGCTCGCACTGGGTTTGGTTGGCTTACAGAAGGTGATTTTCACATTTCTATGTTTTTTTTCGCAATCTAAGATGGCTTATGTCACGATGCATGTTTGTCTATTGCTATCTACTGTTGAGCAGACTAGTTTTAGTTGTTACGGACTGCAGAGTAGAGTAGTTTTGGGCTGATCACAAGCGCGTAAGTCTCTGCGCTAGATCAATTTtgtcttcataatcagtctgatggTAATATGAATTTGATGTGTGTTAGTTGTAATTGTGCTTTTAAACCTGTCCTAAAACAGGCTAATGTTGCATTCTCATGCTGTCATTACATTTTGACACCATATTTTTAGAGTGTTGCAACTCTCAAGTGCCCATTTCATAACCATACTGTAATTTTATCTAGGGGGAGAGTCCACAAACTTATGTGATGGGAGTCATTTTTCTGTAGATAAATTTTTTTCAAAATCTGATGATTAAATTTGTCGTGTTGAAACCAATCTTATACTTCCACATGGTCCTTGTTGTAGGTCAGGACGAAACTAGATGAACATCAAGCCCCAAAAGGTGAATAAACTAATAGCTGTTGATGATTAAGTACCTTCATTAATTTATAGTTCAGAGGAATTCGTGGAAAGAGGAGACCACTGCACTTATTTGAAGGGGTCGGTTATTGAATAGATTGTTTGTAAATGAAAATCATAGAAGCCCTGCAAAGTGTGTTGCCATCACAAAAAAATGGTGCACGGCAATAAAAACTTCAAAATACCTTTTGGCTATTATTATAGTTGTCGACCTTTTGGCTATACCAGAGATCATTTGCTTTGCAAAAGTTTCCCTTTGATTAGGTGAAGCTGTATGTATATTTAGTCTTTAAGCAAATATTGTTTTGAATATTCACATAGTCATGAGTGACACATTTGAGGCAAAGGGGTCACTGATTCTTTTGTATTGACCCAGCTGGCAATGATGACGTGTGACCGTTTCTAGGTGGAATGTAGCAGATTATAATCTCCTCACCTCAAATATTCAGGTCTGATCATATTTTAAGGAGTATCCATAATAGTATATGTTTGTAGTGTGTTTCATAAATTCTCCTACCGTTTGACTTGCACAAGAATGCAAGGTGAAGATGCTTAAAAAAATCAGATCTGAAAAACCATGTCATTTTTTTCACGTGGTAGATAAAAACTGTACTCAGCCATGGACATAGCAACATAGAAATTTGGACTTGGGTCCACTCCTCACTTCCCCATTCATCTGAAAGCTATTGCATCTTGATCAAGTTTCTTTTGAATTTAGTCATTAGTATCATTCGatgagtttggtttcatgcctgggaggtcgaccatggaagccattttcttggtacgacaacttatggagagatatagggagcaaaagaaggacttgcatatggcgttcattgacttggagaaggcctatgataagataccgcggaatgtcatgtggtgggccttggagaaacacaaagttccagcaaagtacattaccctcatcaaggacatgtacgataatgttgtgacaagtgttcgaacaagtgatgtcgacaccgatgacttcccgattaagataggactgcatcaggggtcagctttgagcccttatctttttgcattggtgatggatgaggtcacaagggatatacaaggagatatcccatggtgtatgctctttgcggatgatgtggtgctagttgacgatagtcggacgggggtaaatgggaagttagagttatggagacaaaccttggaattgaaagg contains:
- the LOC119277017 gene encoding protein NUCLEAR FUSION DEFECTIVE 6, mitochondrial-like isoform X2, which produces MAAVAAARSFLRSGSAASSLRGAAARAAPRAGSAPLPRRLPASAPRVLLRSPVEMTSFCVESLMPMHSATASALMTSLLATPARTGFGWLTEGQDETR
- the LOC119277017 gene encoding protein NUCLEAR FUSION DEFECTIVE 6, mitochondrial-like isoform X1, encoding MAAVAAARSFLRSGSAASSLRGAAARAAPRAGSAPLPRRLPASAPRVLLRSPVEMTSFCVESLMPMHSATASALMTSLLATPARTGFGWLTEDLWMISSCRSLL
- the LOC119277017 gene encoding protein NUCLEAR FUSION DEFECTIVE 6, mitochondrial-like isoform X3, whose product is MAAVAAARSFLRSGSAASSLRGAAARAAPRAGSAPLPRRLPASAPRVLLRSPVEMTSFCVESLMPMHSATASALMTSLLATPARTGFGWLTEGRN
- the LOC119277017 gene encoding protein NUCLEAR FUSION DEFECTIVE 6, mitochondrial-like isoform X4 is translated as MAAVAAARSFLRSGSAASSLRGAAARAAPRAGSAPLPRRLPASAPRVLLRSPVEMTSFCVESLMPMHSATASALMTSLLATPARTGFGWLTEDG